TCGAAAAAAATGGCTCCGCCAAACAAATCATCCAAACTGAATTGCAGAAAGGACAAACACCAGATTACCAACTCCTCCATTCCTTGGATGCATTTGCAGGGATACTTGCTACACAAAACTAAGTGAGTCGAAACCTTCCTTCACAGGGAACGACAGAGAATCTCTAAAAAAATAGGATCTTTGGATCCTATTACAAGATTTCAAAGTAAATCACTGGAAGAGTGGTGGGACATTTTTTCCATTATACGTATTTTTTTTCGTGTATTTTTATTCACGAATTATTTTTTTGTAAATTATGCCTTTCCGATGCTTTTCGGAATCACATAGGAGAAGAAAAATGAAAGTGATCAAGTTTCTGTCAAGTTTTCTCATCATCACCATTTCATCACAGATGTTTGCTCAGAGTAATAGTGGTGTACCTGCAAAAGAAGCATTGCAACGATTGGTGGAAGGAAATTTAAGATTTGTGCATGGGAAATCCATTCGCCCGAACCAATCCGTTGAACGAATCAAAGAAGTTTCCAAAAAACAAAATCCATTTGCAACGATTGTGGGTTGTTCTGATTCACGAGTTCCCAATGAAATCGTGTTTGACCAAGGCCTTGGGGATTTATTCATCTTACGAACCGCTGGTCAGGTATCCACCTATGCCTCCTGGGGTTCCATTGAATTCTCCGTCGCAGTGCTTGGAGTCAATCTCATCGTTGTACTTGGCCATTCGAGTTGTGGTGCCGTGGGAGCTGCTTGTAAAGCGGATGAAGTTCCGGGACACATCATCGCTCTCACCAATGCCATCAAACCCGCCGCAGAAAAGGTCAAACACATGGATGGTGATTTTTTAGATAATGCTGTCAAAGCAAATGTCGCCTTACAAGTGGTTTCACTTCGCAAACTCGATCCAATCATTTCTAAATATTATAACAAAGGCCAATTACAAATCGTAGGCGCGGTATATGATTTAGAGACAGGAAAGGTAAATTTTTTGTCCGAAGACTACATTACTTCGATCACAAAATAGGAAATACAAATGGAAATTCTACACGCATTAGTTGCAAACTTACAAACACCGATGTTCCTTGCATTTTTACTCGGGATCATCGCAACCGTCATAAAAAGTGATCTCAAATTCCCAGATGGAATGTATACAGGACTCACAATTTACCTACTCTTTGCCATAGGACTCAAAGGTGGAGTTAAATTGAATCAAACCACCCTAATAGAGTTCTACAAACCAGCCTTGGCGGCACTCCTCCTTTGTGTGACAATCCCACTCATTGCCTATGGGCTCTTAACCAAATTTGGGAAATATGATAAAGCAAATGCTGCGGCACTTGCCGCACACTATGGTTCCGTGTCAGCAGTAACATTCAGCGAGGCCCTAGCGTTTCTTGATTCTCTTCATATCAGCTATGAAGGATTTATGCCAAGTTTACTTGCCATCATGGAAGTCCCTGCCATCCTCGTGGCATTACTCCTCATCAAAATGAATCCTAAAGACGAATCGGAAAAATCTTCCTGGGGGAAAATATTACATGAACTCTTTACAGGAAAAGGAACCTTGTTATTATTAGGTGGTCTCATCATTGGTATGATCTCTGGTAAAAAAGGACACGAACAATTTGCACCACTCTTCGAAACACCTTTTCGTGGTATGTTGATTTTATTCCTTTTAGAAGTGGGAATTGTAACAGGTAGAAGGCTCAACGACCTAAAAAAAGCAGGTGTCTTTTTATTTGGCTTCGGAATCCTATTCCCGATTTTCTCTGCAATGTTTGGATTGTATTTAGGCAAGTGTATTGGGTTATCGATGGGTGGAGCGATGGTACTTGGAACACTCAGTGCCAGTGCATCCTACATCGCAGCTCCTGCTGCTGTTAGGATTGCCATTCCAGAGGCAAGCCCCGCCATTTACCTCACGGCATCCCTTGCCATCACCTTTCCGTTCAATTTATCCATCGGATTACCACTTTATCTCACTATTTCTAAATATTTATTCGGAGCTTGATCATGAAATTAGAAAAGGCAAAACTCATCACCATCATCGCTGATGAAGCACTACAAGACCGGTTGGTTGCCGAATTAAAATCGGCCAATGTCAAAGGTTACACCATCAGTGAGGCCAAAGGAGAAGGCATCAATCATTCCCACCTCTCTTCCTGGGAAGGCAAAAACATCCGTTTAGAATCGTTAGTGTCTGAAGGAAAAGCATTAAAGATATTTCAAATCATTTCAGAAAAGTATTTAGAGAAGTATCCAATGGTGATCTTTATGAATGATGTGGATGTGATTCGAAAGGAAAGATTCAACTAAAACAGATTCAAAATGTATGTCCAATGTCTAAATAAAACAATTGGTCTTCTCTTGAATATGCATAGTCCATTAGGATTACGGTTGCTTGGTCCCAAATGAGCCGTAATCCTAATCCGCGTGAATGTTTATAATCTAAAGCATTCACTTGTTTGAGTTTATCCCAGACGCGACCGACATCATAAAATGGCACGATACTCAATTGGAAAAATTGATCCCACAATGAAAAACTGCCAACTCGATAACGGAATTCAATATTATAAAATCCAATCACGGGACCAAAAAATCGTTCCTGTCGATACCCACGAAGAGTGTTCTGTCCACCTAACGCACCAAAGGGGCCATCAATTGAAAACAAATACCGGTATTCAAAAAATGGGACATTCCCTTCCACCTTGGTGAGTGCCACACGTTGTGCGATGACAAACTCTTCAAAAAGTTTTGGGAATGGCTGGTAAAAATTTTTAATTTGAGCAAAATGCCTTAAATAATTAAAATCGGAACCGATGGTTCTTTCGGCTTTGTTAACATTGTATTCAATAAGCCAACCGCGGTCGGGGTCTGGTTCATAGTCCCTTGTATCGTAGGCTATCCCTGCTCGCACATAATTCAGGTTTCCACCATTGATTCCAATGATTTTTCCAGAGTTTGCATCTTCCGTTAGTTTCGAGGAATCTTCAATGGCTGGTACTTTGCCACTGGTAAGCGGATCTTTTGCTTCCGTTGACTTACCATCATACCGCCTAACAATATTTCTAGAAAACTCCACTCCTCCCCAAACACGAAATACTTGAAAGATTGTTTTATCGGCTGCGAATTGACCATACGAAGTTTCAAATTGGTAATCATGATAATGTTGTGT
This Leptospira biflexa serovar Patoc strain 'Patoc 1 (Paris)' DNA region includes the following protein-coding sequences:
- a CDS encoding carbonic anhydrase, whose amino-acid sequence is MKVIKFLSSFLIITISSQMFAQSNSGVPAKEALQRLVEGNLRFVHGKSIRPNQSVERIKEVSKKQNPFATIVGCSDSRVPNEIVFDQGLGDLFILRTAGQVSTYASWGSIEFSVAVLGVNLIVVLGHSSCGAVGAACKADEVPGHIIALTNAIKPAAEKVKHMDGDFLDNAVKANVALQVVSLRKLDPIISKYYNKGQLQIVGAVYDLETGKVNFLSEDYITSITK
- a CDS encoding sodium-dependent bicarbonate transport family permease, whose translation is MEILHALVANLQTPMFLAFLLGIIATVIKSDLKFPDGMYTGLTIYLLFAIGLKGGVKLNQTTLIEFYKPALAALLLCVTIPLIAYGLLTKFGKYDKANAAALAAHYGSVSAVTFSEALAFLDSLHISYEGFMPSLLAIMEVPAILVALLLIKMNPKDESEKSSWGKILHELFTGKGTLLLLGGLIIGMISGKKGHEQFAPLFETPFRGMLILFLLEVGIVTGRRLNDLKKAGVFLFGFGILFPIFSAMFGLYLGKCIGLSMGGAMVLGTLSASASYIAAPAAVRIAIPEASPAIYLTASLAITFPFNLSIGLPLYLTISKYLFGA
- a CDS encoding P-II family nitrogen regulator, whose translation is MKLEKAKLITIIADEALQDRLVAELKSANVKGYTISEAKGEGINHSHLSSWEGKNIRLESLVSEGKALKIFQIISEKYLEKYPMVIFMNDVDVIRKERFN
- the omp85 gene encoding Omp85 family outer membrane protein; this encodes MSFGRVVHWLLVSTIVVSPLLAEERKSDVPEWLGEFKKLDEKELANKREGWYATGLPLFGNDAVNGSGLGVLANIFYNGTKSDSSFKYTPYEHMFNVGIYRTNRGTQNNYLAWDAPYFLDTAYRLRAYVGHDASLYNQYFGVGTESLQPLYYRDRNADGSRIVRNANFSDFENANSYSKNRGPGREFTSTQHYHDYQFETSYGQFAADKTIFQVFRVWGGVEFSRNIVRRYDGKSTEAKDPLTSGKVPAIEDSSKLTEDANSGKIIGINGGNLNYVRAGIAYDTRDYEPDPDRGWLIEYNVNKAERTIGSDFNYLRHFAQIKNFYQPFPKLFEEFVIAQRVALTKVEGNVPFFEYRYLFSIDGPFGALGGQNTLRGYRQERFFGPVIGFYNIEFRYRVGSFSLWDQFFQLSIVPFYDVGRVWDKLKQVNALDYKHSRGLGLRLIWDQATVILMDYAYSREDQLFYLDIGHTF